The Streptomyces venezuelae genomic interval GGCGCCCGGTGATCGTCTCTACGGTGTCGGCCTCCGAGGCGGGCTTGTCGGGCCGGTGGCGCAGGACGCGGGCGAAGCGGAGGGTGATCCCGGCCGGATACCGCGTCGAGGCCTGGAGCCCGTCGTAGGCGATCTCCACGACGAGCTCGGGTCGCACCCGCACGGTGAACCCGTCGTCCGCCACGGCGAGTTCCCCGAGCCGCTCGGTCTGCCAGCGAAGCATGGAGTCGGAAAGGCCCTTGAAGGTCTTTCCCAGCATCACGAAGCCGCCGTCCTCGGCGCGCGCGCCGAGGTGGAGGTTGGAGAGCAGCCCGGTCCTGCGCCCGTGTCCCCGCTCGACGGCGAGGACGACGAGGTCGACGGTGTGGACGGGCTTCACCTTCAGCCAGGTGCGGCCCCGCCGGCCGGCCACGTAGGGCGCGTCCAGCGCCTTGACGAGGACTCCCTCGTGGCCGCGATCCAGCGTCTCGGTGAAGAAGCGCTCGGCCTCCTCGACCCGTGCGGGATCGGCCGGGTCCGTGACGACGAGGCGGCGGACCCGCTGGGACTCGGGGAGCAGCCGGGCGAGGACGGCGTGCCGGTCCCGGCCCGGCCGGTCGATCAGGCTCTCGCCGTCGGCGGCGAGGACGTCGAAGAAGACGGGTGTCAGGGGCAGAGCGGCCCGCGCCCCGGCCACGTCGCTACGGGATCCCACCCGGGCCGCGATGGACTGGAAGGACACGGGACGCCCGGTGGCGGGGTCGAGCGCGATGACCTCCCCGTCGAGGATGAACGTCTCGGAGGGCACGGCGCGGGCGGTGGCGACGACCTCCGGGAGCCGGTCGGTGATGTCGTCGAGGGAACGGGTGTGGACCCGCACGTCGTCGCCGCTGCGGTGCACCTGCACGCGGATGCCGTCGAGCTTCTCCTCCACGACGCAGGCGCCCAGGTCGGCGACCGCCTCGGTGACGGAGGCGGCGGTGTGCGCGAGCATGGGCTGCACCGGACTCCCGACCCGCAGCGTGAACCGGTCGAGCGCACCCGCCCCTTCGGCCAGCACGGCCTGGGCGACCGGAGGCAGGGAGCCTTCGAGCATGACGGCACGGCGCAGCTCGGCGGCGGGCACGGCGGCGGCCTTGGCGACGCCTTCCAGGGCGATCGCGTCGAGGGCCCCCTGCCGTACGTCCCCGGAGAGGAGCCGGAGCAAGAGCTCCTGCTCCTCACGGGTGGCGGCGGTGAACAGCGAGCGGACGAGCCGGTCCCGCTCCGCCCGGGAGCCCGTCCCCGAGACCGCGGCGAGCTCCGAGAGCGCGGTGTCGACGCGCGCGAGCGTGAGACCGGGCACCTCGGCGGGCGGGATCGCGGGCGGGACAAGGTTCTTGAGGACACTCCACCCGACGCCGATCCGCCCCTGCGGGAGCCGGCCCGCGAGGTAGGCGATGACGAGCGGGCTCTCCTCGGGCACGGCTTCCGCGAAGAGCTCGGCCAGCAGACCGATCTTGCGCGAGCGCGCGGAGGTGGCGGCGACCTCCCGGGACACCTCCGCGACACGGGCGAGCAGCATGGGCCCATCCTCCCCACACCGCGCCTCCGCCGCACGCCGGCGCCGGACCCGCTGCCGCGTCAGGGCCAGCCCACGGGCCTCCTCCTTCTCCGCCCGCGTGTGGCACGCGCGGCCGTCCTGCGGAGGAGCCGGTCGAGCAGCCGGGGGCGGGAGGAGCCGGCCCGCGACACCGGGTCCGGGCCTGGGCCCGGGTCCGTCCCCGGAAAGACCACGGGAGGCCGCCCGACGGCCGGTGTCTCCGCGCCTCGCACCGCCGGCAGCGGACCGGAGGCCGGTGGCCGGATCGAGGCCGGTGGAGCACCCGAGTCCGGAGGTGGGTCCGCTGCCGAGCGCGGGTCGGAGGCCTGCAGCGGCCACCGGGGCGGTGGCGGCTCCACGGGCGGTGACGGCTGCGACCGCCGCCGCGGCACGTGGACCTGGTCCCGGGCCTCGCCGGGGTGCGGAGCGGGGCGGTCCGCGCGCGCCTCGTCCAGGGCAAGGGCCAGGCTCATCCGGAGCCAGAGGACCTCGTCCGGCTCGTCGGCCAGCGCGAGCCGCTCCGCGACCTCGCGGGCCGCAGGCGACACCGGGTGGCCGGGCTGTGGTGGCGGGCGCAACCGGTCGAGGTGAGCGCGCTCGTACGGATCGCCGACGACCTCGGCCAGATGGCCGGGGTGGAGCATGGAGGCGATGGCCGCCGCGCGGGACCAGGGATCGCCCGTGGCCCGCAGCAGCAGGGCGAGCCGGCGCGCCCGCCAGTTCCTCGGCCTGGAGTCCTCGTGCGCGTCGAGACGCTCGCGCACGTCCTGGGGCAGCCGCCCGCTGAGCAGTGCCGGGTGGGAGAGGGCGAATTCGGCCACCTCCGCAGCGAGATACATCCACACCACCGCCCGGTAGCGGTTCAGATAGAACCGCACCGGGCTGAGGTGCCCCGTCCTGGCCAGTCGCGTGAACCGGTCCTGCGGCACGGACAGGAGCTCCGCCGCCTCCCGGGTGCCCACCGCCCGCACCCGCTCACGCAGGCCCTCGGGGAAGTCCGGCGCGGCCCTGAGCCGGTCGACCTCAGCCCGCTCGACACGCCGCCGCTCCCCGTCGCCGACCGGAACGGTCCTCACCAGGCCCAGCTGCGTCGCGAGCCGGAACTCGCCGCGCCTCAGCTCCAGTTCCTCCGCCGCCTGCCCCGGTGTCACCGTGCGCGCGCCTTCGTCCACCGTCATCGCGTGGTCCCCCGGTGCGTTCGTCACTCTCGTACTCCGACGAGAGAAAACGTAACGCAGAGTGACATCATTCGGACGGCCTGTGGACAGCGCCCTGTGGACAACCCTTGTCAGTACGCGGTGTCACCCGGGAGGCCCGGCTGGCGGGCCGCCACGCCGAGGTGCTCGCCGACCCGGTTGACCAGCAGCGTCATCTCGTATGCCACCTGGCCGACGTCCGCCTCGGCGGCGCTGAGGACACAGAGGCAGCTGCCCTCGCCCGCCGCCGTCACGAAGAGCAGCGCCTCGTCGAACTCGACCATCGTCTGACGGGCCCGCCCGGCCCGGAAGTGCCGGCCGGAGCCCCGGGCCAGGCTGTGCAGGCCCGAGGAGACGGCGGCCAGGTGCTCGGCGTCCTCCCGCGCGAGACCACTGCTCGCGCCCGTCACCAGACCGTCGTTCGACAGCACCAGCGCGTGCCGTATGGACCCGACCCGTTGGGTCAGATCGTCCAGAAGCCAGTCCAGTTCCTTGTCCAGCGCCATGCGTGGTCCTCCCCCTTGGTCTTTCGTCCCCGTCGACCCGCAAGTCGTCCGGCTCCGCGTGTCGTGGCAAGCCTTACGCACTGTCGTGGACAGGGCAAGCACCGGGCCCCGCCCGCGCGTCCCGCCCGATGTCCGAGGTGCGAGGCACCATGGGGCGTGACGAGGACGACCGAGGATCAGTGGCGGACCCTTCGCGTCCGTGGAGTCTCCGACCGAAGGCGCGGGGCCTCAGCCGACGCTGTCGAGGAGTCGTGCGGTGTGCATCCGCCCGGCGTACTCGACGAGACGGATGAGCACTTCCTTCCCCGAGTCCCGGTCGCGGGCGTCGCACAGCACCACGGGTGTGCCGCGGTCCAGGTCGAGCGCGCGGGAGACCTCGTGCGCGCCGTACGTCCGGGCGCCCGTGAAGCAGTTGACGGCGACGACGAAGGGGATCTTGCGGTGCTCGAAGTAGTCGACTGCGGGAAAGCAGTCCTCGAGCCGCCGGGTGTCGGCGAGCACGACGGCCCCCAGTGCGCCCTGGGACAGCTCGTCCCACAGGAACCAGAAGCGGTCCTGACCGGGGGTGCCGAAGAGGTAGAGGGAGAGCCCGGAGCGGATCGTGATGCGGCCGAAGTCCATGGCGACGGTCGTGGTGGTCTTCTGGTCGACTCCCCCGGTGTCGTCGACGAGTTCACCGGCGCGGCTGAGCTGCTCCTCCGTCCGCAGGGGCCGGATCTCGCTGACGGCGCCGACCAGGGTGGTCTTGCCCACGCCGAATCCGCCGGCGACCAGGATCTTCAGGGCGAGGGCGGTGGTGTCCACGCCCTCGCGCGCGCCGGTGCTCTCAGAGCGCTCGTAGGCCATCGATGACTTCCCTCAGGATTCTTTCGTCGGGGAGCTGGGCGGGGGGTACGGGCCTGCTGACGCGGACGAAGCCCGATTCGAGGAGGTCGCCGAGGAGGACCCGGACGACTCCGACGGGCAGGTCGGCATCGGCGGCGAGCTCGGCCACCGACTGCGTCTCGGCGCGGCACAGGGCGAGCAGGGAGCGGTGTTCGGGGCCGAGGAGGCTTTCCTCCGCCGCTCCCGGCGGGTCGTCGTCGACGACCACGAGGGCGATGAGGTCGAACCGGACGTTGCTGGGCCCCGGACGGGTCCGT includes:
- a CDS encoding ATP-dependent DNA ligase; this encodes MLLARVAEVSREVAATSARSRKIGLLAELFAEAVPEESPLVIAYLAGRLPQGRIGVGWSVLKNLVPPAIPPAEVPGLTLARVDTALSELAAVSGTGSRAERDRLVRSLFTAATREEQELLLRLLSGDVRQGALDAIALEGVAKAAAVPAAELRRAVMLEGSLPPVAQAVLAEGAGALDRFTLRVGSPVQPMLAHTAASVTEAVADLGACVVEEKLDGIRVQVHRSGDDVRVHTRSLDDITDRLPEVVATARAVPSETFILDGEVIALDPATGRPVSFQSIAARVGSRSDVAGARAALPLTPVFFDVLAADGESLIDRPGRDRHAVLARLLPESQRVRRLVVTDPADPARVEEAERFFTETLDRGHEGVLVKALDAPYVAGRRGRTWLKVKPVHTVDLVVLAVERGHGRRTGLLSNLHLGARAEDGGFVMLGKTFKGLSDSMLRWQTERLGELAVADDGFTVRVRPELVVEIAYDGLQASTRYPAGITLRFARVLRHRPDKPASEADTVETITGRR
- a CDS encoding DUF6397 family protein, which codes for MTVDEGARTVTPGQAAEELELRRGEFRLATQLGLVRTVPVGDGERRRVERAEVDRLRAAPDFPEGLRERVRAVGTREAAELLSVPQDRFTRLARTGHLSPVRFYLNRYRAVVWMYLAAEVAEFALSHPALLSGRLPQDVRERLDAHEDSRPRNWRARRLALLLRATGDPWSRAAAIASMLHPGHLAEVVGDPYERAHLDRLRPPPQPGHPVSPAAREVAERLALADEPDEVLWLRMSLALALDEARADRPAPHPGEARDQVHVPRRRSQPSPPVEPPPPRWPLQASDPRSAADPPPDSGAPPASIRPPASGPLPAVRGAETPAVGRPPVVFPGTDPGPGPDPVSRAGSSRPRLLDRLLRRTAARATRGRRRRRPVGWP
- a CDS encoding roadblock/LC7 domain-containing protein, with product MALDKELDWLLDDLTQRVGSIRHALVLSNDGLVTGASSGLAREDAEHLAAVSSGLHSLARGSGRHFRAGRARQTMVEFDEALLFVTAAGEGSCLCVLSAAEADVGQVAYEMTLLVNRVGEHLGVAARQPGLPGDTAY
- a CDS encoding GTP-binding protein, with the translated sequence MAYERSESTGAREGVDTTALALKILVAGGFGVGKTTLVGAVSEIRPLRTEEQLSRAGELVDDTGGVDQKTTTTVAMDFGRITIRSGLSLYLFGTPGQDRFWFLWDELSQGALGAVVLADTRRLEDCFPAVDYFEHRKIPFVVAVNCFTGARTYGAHEVSRALDLDRGTPVVLCDARDRDSGKEVLIRLVEYAGRMHTARLLDSVG
- a CDS encoding DUF742 domain-containing protein; this encodes MNEDSTGGVPSVPGSQWYDADAGPLVRPYAMTGGRTRPGPSNVRFDLIALVVVDDDPPGAAEESLLGPEHRSLLALCRAETQSVAELAADADLPVGVVRVLLGDLLESGFVRVSRPVPPAQLPDERILREVIDGLRAL